The following coding sequences are from one Beggiatoa alba B18LD window:
- a CDS encoding two-partner secretion domain-containing protein yields the protein MITNYFRYLFISGILINSAFVQADVVIDSSLGTVSEPTRLEAVLITAIPTPMEQATTLITVTPNLGVQVGSNLFYSFKDFNITANEIVNFALTPNDNSVHNIINRVTGGTPSLINGAIVSDLQNGNLFFINPDGVLLGEHAQIGLFSSFHISTADTLFLGQEGEFNARHPEQSILSSAQPSAYGFLTDTPAPINLQDSIILAIDNNISLVGGDIQIDNSTLWAVSKEIALVSLGSHGNISFDLNDTQEGSIKIDATQRGNLRLNNSNLIVSAGQLEDESIVTNTQKSGNIYIYAGEFYSQDSIMISGGVLNITVEDIGAYQINANLVNNEDSGNIFMQLNSLHLKDSFIATLTNGSGDGGDIYITATDSVEIEGTRADAINTEMILTSQISANTLSTKADAGNAGMIYIETATLNLRDGGKIESSSSGSGSAGGIFIKAQDMNILGSATVTTDDNPYSGVFVNALDTSIQAGNAGLITIETNNLNMSQGGLISSSTVGSGEGGIIYLTINGKLSIGDGNTINPLINAEDLLNTTAHKSGKIGIILTSGSTDNDTEENTLQPITTSGILAASSNHGNAGSILINAQEVALNNGFITTITLGAGNAGSIDINANNLSMKNAANISSPTEGRGNGGALSLTIKDTLNLQGGESKQAFFYPTTILVSSGNNNLEQAGQAGQININADTLIIHDAIISSATAGTGNGNQMTINAKQIEISGQAKLNNSIDTAGIYASSESANPNAGRAGEIYITTQILTLKDSGSINTATQNADGGSIFTTVEQQLYLRDGGNITTSVSGGTGNGGNITIQYPQFVVINHGQIVAQATEGNGGNINIATEQFLASTEANTLIDASSQKGISGQVVITSPIVDISGNVISLPSNFLNATNQLQAQCHELGEQLESRFLVHSLQGIGQRPKELRTKGYIPTPTNRSPQTKQLLSELNGQLFVQVHCRKRTT from the coding sequence ATGATAACTAATTATTTTCGCTATTTATTTATCAGCGGAATACTGATAAATAGTGCATTTGTACAAGCAGATGTGGTGATAGATAGTAGTTTAGGAACGGTATCAGAACCGACACGTTTAGAAGCTGTGCTCATTACAGCGATACCAACCCCAATGGAACAAGCAACAACACTCATTACGGTAACACCTAATTTAGGCGTACAAGTAGGAAGCAATTTATTTTATAGTTTTAAAGACTTTAATATCACAGCGAATGAAATTGTCAATTTTGCCTTAACACCAAATGATAACAGTGTGCATAACATTATTAATCGAGTAACGGGGGGAACGCCTTCGCTGATTAATGGTGCAATTGTTTCTGATTTACAAAACGGCAATTTATTTTTTATCAATCCTGATGGGGTTTTATTGGGTGAACATGCTCAAATTGGCTTATTCAGTTCGTTTCATATTTCTACCGCTGACACCTTATTTCTGGGTCAGGAGGGCGAGTTTAATGCCCGTCATCCTGAACAATCTATCCTAAGCAGTGCCCAACCCAGTGCCTATGGTTTTTTAACCGATACGCCTGCGCCAATTAATTTACAAGACAGCATTATCTTAGCGATTGATAATAATATTTCTCTCGTAGGGGGTGATATTCAAATCGATAACAGCACGTTGTGGGCGGTCTCGAAAGAAATTGCGTTAGTCAGTTTAGGCAGCCATGGCAACATCAGCTTTGATTTAAATGACACTCAAGAAGGCAGTATTAAAATTGATGCAACGCAACGCGGTAATTTACGATTGAACAATAGCAACCTCATTGTTTCAGCAGGACAACTTGAGGATGAAAGTATTGTTACGAACACCCAAAAATCAGGCAATATCTATATTTATGCGGGAGAGTTTTACAGTCAAGACAGTATTATGATAAGCGGTGGCGTGTTGAATATCACTGTTGAGGATATTGGGGCTTATCAAATTAATGCCAATCTTGTAAATAATGAAGACAGTGGCAATATTTTTATGCAACTCAACTCGTTGCATTTAAAAGATAGTTTTATCGCAACTTTGACCAATGGTAGCGGAGACGGGGGAGATATTTATATCACGGCAACCGATAGCGTGGAGATTGAAGGCACACGTGCTGATGCGATTAATACAGAGATGATACTCACTAGCCAAATTAGCGCAAATACGTTGAGCACGAAAGCGGATGCAGGCAATGCAGGTATGATTTACATTGAAACCGCAACGCTTAATTTGCGCGATGGCGGAAAAATAGAAAGTTCTTCCTCTGGCAGTGGTAGTGCAGGAGGCATTTTTATTAAAGCGCAAGATATGAATATTTTAGGCAGTGCCACTGTTACAACGGATGATAATCCCTACAGTGGTGTTTTTGTAAATGCCTTAGATACTTCTATACAGGCGGGCAATGCGGGATTAATTACCATTGAGACCAATAATTTAAATATGAGTCAAGGCGGGCTGATTAGCAGTAGTACCGTCGGCAGTGGCGAAGGAGGCATTATTTATTTAACGATTAACGGTAAGCTTAGTATTGGTGATGGAAATACCATTAACCCGCTGATTAATGCTGAAGATTTATTAAATACCACTGCACACAAATCAGGCAAAATCGGCATTATTCTCACGTCAGGCTCAACCGATAACGATACAGAAGAAAATACATTACAACCCATCACCACCAGCGGAATTTTAGCCGCCTCAAGTAATCATGGGAATGCAGGTTCTATTCTTATTAACGCGCAAGAGGTTGCGTTAAATAATGGTTTTATCACAACAATTACCTTAGGTGCAGGTAATGCAGGCAGTATTGATATTAACGCCAATAATTTATCGATGAAAAACGCCGCTAATATTTCCAGTCCAACAGAAGGGCGTGGCAATGGTGGGGCTTTATCACTGACGATTAAAGACACTTTAAATCTACAAGGGGGGGAATCAAAACAAGCCTTTTTCTATCCGACAACCATTTTAGTGAGTTCTGGCAATAACAACCTAGAACAAGCAGGGCAAGCAGGACAGATTAATATTAATGCGGATACGCTCATCATTCATGATGCCATTATCTCCAGCGCGACCGCAGGCACAGGCAATGGTAATCAGATGACCATTAACGCCAAACAAATAGAAATCAGTGGACAGGCAAAATTAAATAATAGCATTGATACAGCGGGTATTTATGCCAGTTCAGAAAGTGCAAATCCTAACGCGGGACGTGCAGGCGAAATTTATATAACCACTCAAATTCTTACCTTGAAAGATTCAGGCAGTATCAACACAGCAACACAAAATGCAGACGGTGGCAGTATTTTTACCACAGTAGAACAACAGTTATATCTCCGTGATGGTGGTAATATCACAACCAGCGTTAGCGGTGGTACAGGTAATGGTGGCAATATTACTATTCAATACCCCCAATTTGTCGTTATCAATCATGGACAAATTGTGGCACAAGCGACAGAAGGTAATGGCGGCAATATCAACATTGCAACAGAACAATTTCTAGCCTCTACAGAAGCAAACACACTCATCGATGCCAGTTCACAAAAAGGCATTTCAGGACAAGTCGTGATTACTTCGCCCATCGTCGACATCAGTGGCAATGTTATCAGCCTACCAAGCAATTTTTTAAATGCCACCAATCAACTACAAGCCCAATGCCATGAACTGGGCGAACAATTAGAAAGCCGTTTTTTAGTCCATAGTTTACAAGGCATAGGACAACGCCCAAAAGAATTACGCACAAAAGGCTATATTCCCACACCGACAAACCGTTCCCCCCAAACCAAACAATTACTCTCTGAACTCAATGGACAACTCTTTGTACAAGTTCATTGTCGAAAAAGAACCACATAA
- a CDS encoding GNAT family N-acetyltransferase: MNTPHTLLINYSQSLAHVSAVEWNQLRGMENPFLHHEFLLALEEQGCLHQYGWQPFHVLVHSEQRLVGAMPLYLKLNSYGEFVFDWSWADAYQRVTGKSYYPKLVSTTPYTPATGARLLIAPDIDWDTIAHLLLDGALALAKKLDVSGLHVLFTDCMDTDFLIEQRQFQSRLGYQFHWDNEDYQDFDDFLSKLTSKRRKQIKKERREALQSGLTIEILDGHQATAQHWEIFHNFYCSTFERKSGVPTLSLEFFKMIGSSMPDNIVLVMARMQDEYVASAFNLRGTHTLYGRHWGCNAHFPHLHFELCYYQTIDYCIRHGLTRFEAGAQGEHKISRGFLPTPTWSAHWLADNRFSQIVQRFLTQETPAIEAYMAELWEHSPFKEEEEE, translated from the coding sequence ATGAATACACCACACACCCTATTAATTAACTATAGTCAATCACTTGCTCATGTTTCTGCGGTGGAATGGAATCAATTACGTGGCATGGAAAACCCTTTTTTACATCATGAGTTTTTGCTTGCTTTAGAGGAACAAGGGTGTTTGCATCAGTATGGTTGGCAACCGTTTCATGTACTTGTGCATAGTGAACAACGGCTTGTTGGTGCGATGCCATTATATTTAAAGCTAAATTCTTACGGCGAATTTGTGTTTGATTGGTCGTGGGCAGATGCGTATCAGCGTGTGACAGGGAAATCTTATTATCCTAAGTTAGTGAGTACGACTCCTTACACGCCTGCAACAGGGGCACGTTTGCTGATTGCACCTGATATTGATTGGGACACTATTGCACATTTATTGTTAGATGGTGCGCTGGCTTTAGCGAAAAAATTAGATGTTTCAGGCTTACATGTGCTCTTTACCGATTGTATGGACACGGATTTTTTAATTGAGCAACGTCAATTTCAATCCCGTTTAGGGTATCAGTTTCATTGGGATAATGAGGATTATCAGGATTTTGATGATTTTTTGAGCAAATTGACTTCTAAACGACGAAAACAGATTAAAAAAGAACGTCGTGAAGCGTTGCAATCAGGATTAACGATAGAAATTTTAGATGGACATCAAGCAACTGCACAGCATTGGGAAATTTTTCACAATTTTTATTGCTCAACGTTTGAGCGAAAATCTGGCGTGCCTACGTTAAGTCTTGAGTTTTTTAAAATGATAGGTTCAAGTATGCCTGACAACATTGTGTTAGTCATGGCACGAATGCAAGATGAATATGTTGCCAGTGCCTTTAATTTGCGGGGGACTCATACGCTTTATGGGCGACATTGGGGCTGTAATGCGCATTTTCCGCATTTACATTTTGAATTGTGTTATTACCAAACGATTGATTATTGCATTCGTCATGGGTTAACGCGATTTGAAGCAGGGGCGCAGGGCGAGCATAAAATCAGTCGCGGTTTTTTACCTACGCCGACTTGGTCAGCGCATTGGTTAGCGGATAACCGTTTTAGTCAAATTGTGCAACGTTTTTTGACCCAAGAAACCCCTGCGATAGAAGCTTATATGGCAGAATTATGGGAACATTCCCCCTTCAAGGAGGAGGAAGAGGAGTGA
- the icmF gene encoding fused isobutyryl-CoA mutase/GTPase IcmF: MTKAKHIPHTPEVYQATHKIRFVTATSLFDGHDAAVNIMRRILQTSGAEVIHLGHNRSVDEIVNAAIQEDVQGIAVSSYQGGHIEYFKYMIDLLKERGCPQIKVFGGGGGVIVPAEIQELQSYGVTRLYSPEDGQKMGLQGMINDMLKRCDTDLSTSYPLPDLQQLEQGDWLALSRLITALENQKLPEPFYQQLHDKARAMIRPLPVIGITGTGGAGKSSLTDELIRRFRLDHQDALKIAIIAIDPSRRKSGGALLGDRIRMNAIDFSQIYMRSLATRSSAGNEIPDNLADIIALTKLANFDLIIVETSGIGQGDAAIVPHVDIPMYVMTPEFGAASQLEKIDMLDFADIIAINKFDRKGAKDAVRDVRKQVQRNRQAFTQSVDEMPVYGTIAARFNDDGITALYQGVIDLIGEKLQIQWQTGGKLERVNVRESSDTTVIIPPARQRYLAEIADTVRDYHKTIKQQAQIARERQQLQATQTMLAKAGETVPTLADLIQKKDQQLDGRARKLLDIWAAVKASYAGDEYVVKIRDKEIRTKLTHTSLSGSRIPKVCLPPYEDHGELLTWLLKENLPGSFPYTAGVFAFKRENEDPTRMFAGEGDAFRTNKRFHYLSKDSPAKRLSTAFDSVTLYGCDPDQRPDIYGKVGNSGVSIATLDDMKVLYSGFDLCCPNTSVSMTINGPAPTILAMFLNTAFDQQIERFEKENKRLPSDEEIDKIKAWVLENMRGTVQADILKEDQGQNTCIFSTEFSLKVMGDIQEYFVHHGVRNFYSVSISGYHIAEAGANPISQLAFTLANGFTYVETYLARGMHIDDFAPNLSFFFSNGMDPEYTVMGRVARRIWAVAMRFKYGANERSQKLKYHIQTSGRSLHAQEMSFNDIRTTLQALIAIYDNCNSLHTNAYDEAVTTPTEDSVRRAMAIQMIINREWGLAKNENPLQGSFIIDELTDLVEEAVLKEFERIAERGGVLGAMETGYQRGKIQEESLHYEMLKHDGTLPLIGVNTFRNPHADELEIKVELARSTEAEKQSQLARLNEFQQRHQAEATAMLARLQQAAIKHDNVFAVLVDAVRCCSLGQITQALFEVGGKYRRNM; the protein is encoded by the coding sequence ATGACGAAAGCTAAACACATCCCCCATACCCCCGAAGTCTATCAAGCAACCCATAAAATCCGCTTTGTCACCGCAACCAGCTTATTTGATGGACATGATGCAGCCGTCAACATCATGCGCAGAATTCTGCAAACCTCAGGCGCAGAAGTCATTCATTTAGGACATAACCGCTCTGTTGACGAAATTGTCAACGCCGCCATTCAAGAAGATGTGCAAGGTATCGCCGTCAGTTCTTACCAAGGCGGACATATTGAATACTTTAAATACATGATAGACCTACTCAAGGAGCGCGGTTGCCCACAAATAAAAGTCTTTGGGGGGGGCGGTGGTGTTATTGTTCCCGCAGAAATTCAAGAATTACAAAGTTACGGCGTAACGCGCCTCTATTCGCCCGAAGATGGGCAAAAAATGGGCTTGCAAGGCATGATTAACGACATGCTTAAACGATGCGATACCGACCTGAGCACTAGCTACCCATTACCCGATTTACAACAACTGGAACAAGGGGATTGGTTAGCATTATCGCGTTTAATCACTGCCTTAGAAAATCAAAAACTACCCGAACCCTTTTATCAACAACTGCATGATAAAGCTCGTGCGATGATTCGCCCCTTGCCTGTTATCGGTATTACAGGCACAGGCGGTGCGGGAAAATCTTCTTTAACCGATGAATTAATTCGCCGTTTTCGCCTAGACCATCAAGACGCATTAAAAATTGCCATCATCGCCATAGACCCATCACGGCGCAAAAGTGGTGGCGCATTGCTAGGCGACCGTATCCGCATGAATGCAATTGATTTTTCACAGATTTATATGCGCTCATTAGCAACCCGTAGCAGTGCAGGCAATGAAATTCCTGATAATCTTGCCGATATTATCGCCCTTACTAAACTGGCTAATTTTGACCTCATCATTGTTGAAACTTCAGGCATAGGACAAGGCGATGCGGCAATTGTTCCACACGTCGATATCCCTATGTACGTGATGACCCCCGAATTTGGCGCGGCGAGCCAATTAGAAAAAATCGACATGCTCGATTTTGCCGACATCATCGCCATTAACAAATTTGACCGCAAAGGCGCGAAGGATGCCGTGCGCGATGTTCGTAAACAAGTCCAACGCAACCGCCAAGCCTTTACCCAAAGCGTCGATGAAATGCCTGTTTATGGCACAATTGCCGCCCGCTTTAATGACGATGGTATCACCGCCCTTTATCAAGGCGTTATCGACCTCATTGGCGAAAAATTACAGATTCAATGGCAAACAGGGGGCAAACTTGAACGGGTGAATGTGCGCGAATCTTCCGACACAACTGTCATTATTCCCCCCGCTCGTCAACGCTATTTAGCCGAAATTGCCGACACTGTACGTGATTATCACAAAACTATTAAACAGCAAGCACAAATTGCCCGCGAGCGTCAGCAATTGCAAGCCACACAAACCATGCTCGCCAAAGCTGGGGAAACCGTGCCAACACTGGCAGATTTAATCCAGAAAAAAGACCAACAACTAGATGGACGTGCACGAAAATTATTAGACATCTGGGCAGCCGTAAAAGCCAGTTATGCGGGCGATGAGTACGTAGTAAAAATCCGCGATAAGGAAATTCGTACTAAATTAACCCACACTTCTTTATCAGGCTCACGTATTCCCAAAGTCTGCCTGCCTCCTTATGAAGACCATGGCGAACTATTAACATGGTTACTCAAAGAAAATTTACCCGGTAGTTTTCCCTACACGGCGGGCGTATTTGCTTTTAAACGCGAAAATGAAGACCCTACCCGCATGTTTGCAGGCGAGGGCGACGCATTCCGCACCAACAAACGCTTTCACTATTTATCTAAAGATTCCCCTGCAAAACGGCTTTCGACCGCTTTTGATTCCGTGACTTTATACGGTTGCGACCCAGACCAACGCCCAGATATTTATGGAAAAGTTGGCAATTCAGGCGTATCGATTGCAACGTTAGACGACATGAAAGTGTTATATAGCGGGTTTGATTTATGTTGCCCCAATACTTCCGTCTCCATGACAATTAATGGTCCAGCACCGACCATTTTAGCGATGTTTTTAAACACGGCGTTTGACCAACAAATAGAACGCTTTGAAAAGGAAAATAAACGCTTACCCAGTGATGAAGAAATCGACAAAATTAAAGCATGGGTATTAGAAAACATGCGCGGCACGGTGCAAGCTGATATTCTCAAAGAAGACCAAGGGCAAAACACCTGCATTTTTTCCACCGAATTCAGTTTAAAAGTCATGGGCGATATTCAAGAATATTTCGTCCATCACGGCGTGCGCAATTTCTACTCGGTCTCAATTTCTGGCTATCACATTGCCGAAGCGGGGGCGAATCCCATTTCACAATTAGCTTTTACCCTTGCTAATGGCTTCACTTATGTAGAAACTTACTTAGCACGTGGTATGCACATTGATGATTTTGCGCCAAATTTATCCTTTTTCTTCTCCAATGGCATGGATCCAGAATATACGGTGATGGGACGAGTTGCGCGACGAATTTGGGCTGTTGCGATGCGCTTTAAATACGGCGCGAATGAACGTAGTCAAAAACTCAAATATCATATTCAAACCTCTGGGCGTTCACTGCACGCGCAAGAAATGTCCTTTAATGACATCCGCACCACTTTACAAGCCCTGATTGCGATTTATGACAACTGCAATAGTTTACATACGAATGCTTACGACGAAGCCGTAACCACGCCGACAGAAGATTCAGTCCGCCGTGCAATGGCAATTCAGATGATTATCAATCGAGAATGGGGATTAGCGAAAAATGAAAACCCGTTACAAGGGTCTTTCATTATCGATGAACTCACGGATTTAGTAGAAGAAGCTGTTTTAAAAGAGTTTGAGCGAATTGCTGAACGTGGTGGTGTATTGGGTGCGATGGAAACAGGATATCAGCGCGGAAAAATTCAAGAAGAATCCTTGCATTATGAAATGTTGAAACACGATGGTACGTTGCCCTTGATTGGCGTGAATACCTTCCGCAACCCCCATGCAGACGAGTTAGAAATAAAAGTTGAACTTGCCCGTTCAACTGAAGCCGAAAAACAGAGCCAGTTAGCCCGCTTAAATGAGTTTCAACAACGCCATCAAGCGGAAGCCACCGCTATGCTTGCCCGTTTACAACAAGCGGCGATTAAACACGACAATGTTTTTGCTGTTTTAGTGGATGCCGTACGTTGTTGTTCTTTAGGACAGATTACCCAAGCGTTATTTGAAGTTGGCGGAAAATATCGGCGGAATATGTAA
- a CDS encoding RidA family protein, with the protein MQHQLISSGSPWEATVGYSRAVRVGNVIEVSGTVAAGDNGVVGKDDPYQQAQFILQKIEKALKDAGATLENVVRTRIYVTNISQWQAVGKAHGEVFSTIRPATTVLEISKLVNDDYLVEIEATAIV; encoded by the coding sequence ATGCAACACCAATTAATCTCTAGTGGGTCTCCTTGGGAAGCAACCGTCGGTTATTCTCGCGCCGTGCGGGTGGGAAATGTCATTGAAGTCAGTGGCACAGTTGCAGCGGGTGATAATGGCGTGGTTGGAAAAGATGACCCTTATCAACAAGCACAGTTTATTTTACAAAAGATTGAGAAAGCCCTAAAAGACGCAGGCGCGACGTTAGAAAATGTCGTCCGTACTCGTATTTATGTAACGAATATCAGTCAGTGGCAAGCTGTTGGTAAAGCACATGGTGAAGTGTTTAGCACAATTCGTCCTGCAACCACCGTGTTAGAAATTTCTAAATTAGTTAATGATGACTATTTAGTAGAGATTGAAGCAACGGCGATTGTTTAA
- a CDS encoding RDD family protein yields MSKNYYEILEVARSADTQTIRNAAQNKLNVLKNRYATLPSGQQAQEKLKLKQTLEEIKTAYTVLSNEHQRKSYDRELGSITHIAKSQPTNVASTAKIATAPAHNPYATPQASLKTSFNSSDVKYGGFWRRFFAMIVDGIICGILIWIISVILVFFFGGNFIYSGLEFLNLLVQWLYFTLSESSEKQSTIGKRLLGLKVVDLAGERISFLRATGRYFSKILSAIILFLGFIMVAFTQRKQGLHDILAGTLIIRV; encoded by the coding sequence ATGAGCAAAAATTATTATGAAATTCTGGAAGTTGCACGCAGTGCTGATACGCAAACTATTCGTAATGCAGCACAAAATAAACTGAATGTTTTAAAAAACCGTTATGCAACGTTACCAAGTGGGCAACAAGCACAAGAAAAATTGAAGTTAAAGCAGACATTAGAAGAAATTAAAACCGCTTATACCGTATTAAGCAATGAACACCAACGGAAGAGTTACGACCGAGAGTTAGGCAGCATCACACATATTGCAAAATCGCAACCGACTAACGTCGCAAGCACTGCAAAAATCGCAACCGCTCCCGCCCATAATCCTTATGCAACGCCTCAAGCAAGTTTAAAAACCAGCTTTAATTCATCTGATGTGAAATATGGTGGTTTTTGGCGACGGTTTTTTGCCATGATAGTGGACGGTATAATCTGTGGCATTTTGATTTGGATTATCAGCGTTATATTGGTGTTTTTTTTCGGGGGAAATTTTATTTATTCAGGACTGGAATTTTTAAACCTGCTTGTACAATGGCTATATTTCACTTTAAGTGAATCCTCAGAGAAGCAATCCACAATTGGTAAGCGGTTACTGGGTTTAAAAGTAGTGGATTTAGCAGGCGAGCGAATTAGCTTTTTACGCGCAACAGGTCGTTATTTCAGCAAAATATTGTCAGCAATTATTTTATTCCTCGGTTTTATTATGGTTGCTTTTACGCAGAGAAAACAGGGACTACATGATATTTTAGCGGGTACATTAATTATTCGTGTTTAA
- a CDS encoding RICIN domain-containing protein yields the protein MSLSPAFSRLLTYYFIALFCSIFVLNCLYSVRQPVWSPLDEWAHYDYIEQLSHWQLPDATQPFAPYTQMISSVEFKKPIQGVQTSYQAQQPPVYYALLAIPNYLLKQFNVTPTHQIKLLRLFNPFFIALACIILWLVFRTLAVQTDINPQYGYGLILTIMLLDADRRYGLNNNYLPLLWNSLCLLYLVRWWQCPTKMQLTLAIGFAVLGFLTKYTNAYMLVICYSTVFFAYCNPTKRVLINWLRQLPVASLPLGLILLFFLFNYIHTGSLLNTQMTQQLFSASVYSVNEPLHFINLFFKKLLNTSHIFELPDAVIWFAGLNLVINLIMGAYDGFYRHHPWSKLIFLSALLTAGLLGAGWWLNIHQTGIYWFEYRHYAGYIGFSLLAITPIYFLTAYFKKILWGVYLFLLTGMTSVYAFQVSLMFDTPKKQLVNQANQQCLEAPPFLNYRNGTPLWTQACQAIEQQLWRYNYHEQAIKIAKNTCIDASIDDNFRHTDGSIIFFWDCLATANQVWYYDESRHQFRTEEGKCLTMVNHGANNEEGMTSIRLWTCNDSLEQQWVFK from the coding sequence ATGTCATTGTCGCCTGCGTTTTCTCGCCTCCTAACTTATTATTTTATTGCTCTGTTCTGTAGTATTTTCGTTCTCAACTGCCTTTATAGTGTTCGACAGCCCGTTTGGAGTCCTCTCGATGAATGGGCGCATTATGACTATATTGAACAGCTGAGTCATTGGCAGTTACCTGATGCAACACAGCCTTTTGCGCCTTATACGCAAATGATTTCTTCAGTAGAGTTTAAAAAGCCCATTCAAGGGGTACAAACCTCTTATCAGGCACAACAACCACCTGTTTATTATGCATTATTAGCCATTCCAAACTATCTGTTAAAACAGTTTAACGTCACCCCAACGCATCAAATTAAACTATTACGGCTGTTTAATCCGTTCTTTATTGCACTAGCTTGTATTATTCTCTGGTTAGTTTTTAGAACACTGGCAGTACAAACAGACATTAATCCGCAATATGGATACGGATTAATCCTCACGATTATGCTATTAGATGCTGACCGCCGTTATGGTCTCAATAATAACTACTTGCCTTTATTATGGAATAGTCTTTGTTTACTTTACTTAGTGCGCTGGTGGCAATGTCCGACAAAGATGCAATTAACGCTTGCGATTGGCTTTGCCGTCTTGGGGTTTTTAACTAAATATACTAATGCTTACATGTTGGTGATTTGCTATAGCACAGTATTTTTTGCCTATTGTAATCCTACTAAGCGCGTATTAATTAATTGGTTACGTCAACTGCCTGTTGCCAGTTTACCTTTAGGGCTCATTCTTCTTTTTTTCCTATTTAATTATATTCATACAGGTAGTTTGCTAAATACACAAATGACGCAACAATTATTCAGTGCGTCTGTGTATTCTGTTAATGAGCCATTGCACTTTATTAATTTGTTTTTTAAAAAATTATTAAATACCTCACATATCTTTGAATTACCCGACGCGGTTATTTGGTTCGCAGGGTTGAATTTAGTAATTAACCTAATCATGGGAGCTTATGATGGCTTTTATCGACATCACCCATGGAGCAAATTAATTTTTCTCTCTGCATTACTCACTGCGGGGCTATTGGGGGCGGGTTGGTGGTTAAATATTCATCAAACAGGTATTTATTGGTTTGAATATCGTCACTATGCGGGCTATATCGGTTTTAGTTTACTTGCAATTACACCGATTTATTTTTTAACCGCTTATTTCAAAAAAATATTATGGGGAGTCTATCTGTTCCTGTTAACAGGTATGACAAGCGTTTATGCCTTTCAAGTTTCTTTGATGTTTGACACGCCTAAAAAACAATTAGTTAATCAAGCAAATCAGCAATGTTTAGAAGCTCCCCCATTTTTAAATTATCGCAATGGAACGCCTTTATGGACGCAAGCCTGTCAAGCAATAGAACAACAATTATGGCGTTATAATTATCATGAACAAGCCATTAAAATTGCTAAAAATACCTGCATCGATGCGTCTATCGATGATAATTTTCGCCATACCGATGGCAGTATCATTTTTTTCTGGGATTGTTTAGCAACGGCTAATCAAGTGTGGTATTACGACGAATCGCGTCATCAATTTCGT